Genomic window (Cucumis sativus cultivar 9930 chromosome 2, Cucumber_9930_V3, whole genome shotgun sequence):
GTCAATTTCTAAAGGAAGATGGGCTGAAAGGAAAGAGAATAGGAATCGTGAGAAAATTGTATGATTTTGGCCATGATGATGTGTTCTACATTGGAGCTTTTGAGAAAGTTTTCAAAACCCTGAAGTAAGAAATCAAACTCACTTTTCATAAACCATTTCTTAATAACTCATGTTAGAGGTTTTTAACCAACTCTTTTGTCTTCAATAACATGAAAGGCAAGGAGGAGCAATATTGGTAGACAATTTGACGATCAACAGCTTTCATGTAATCACTGGCAGTTCAAGTGGAGAGTGGACTGCAGTGCTTGCTGAGttcaaaatatctataaatgtATACCTCAAACAGCTAGTTGCATCTCCAATTCGATCCCTGTCAGATGCAATAGAATTCAACAGAAAGAACTCAAAACTTGTGAGCAATTATCATCTATTATGTTCTAATTTTACAATCAACATAGCAAAAAGCGGACTATCATAACATTGCAATCTTGTCATAAGTAGGAAAAGCTAAAGGAGTATGGTCAGGAGTTATTTCTAGAAGCAGAGGCAACAAAAGGAATCGGAGGTGCAGAAAAGGCAGCATTAGCCAGATTAGCAAAACTGTCGAAAGAGGGATTTGAGAGATTGATGATTAAGAATAAGCTTGATGCAATAGCAGCTCCTGGTCGGTtaatctctcattttcttgCAATTGGAGGTTTTCCTGGAGTTAGTGTACCAGCTGGATATAACCCTCAAGGGCTTCCCTTTGGCATTGGCTTTGGAGGATTAAAAGGGTTCGAGCCAAGGTTGATAGAGATTGCATATGGGTTTGAGCATTTGACTATGGGTAGAAAGTCCCCTTCACTTGGGAGACATTAAAAGTGATTCAACCACggatgaaattttttaggaCAGACTTTGATAAGTTTACCAGAAGCAATTAGAATGGCAATTGTTTATCTTTATGATAAAGCTACACGCTTCAATAAGTAGTAAAATGTTTCcattaatttaatacattctcttttgatattttggcACGTGAAATGAACTGTACACTTGTTTAACTTGTCCAGAGGTTCTGTAGAAAGAACGACATGCTCCAGTGAGTTAGCCAGCAATGCAATACGTAGCCTAATGGTTCAAGATTTACTGACCAAACATTCATTCATCTACAAGCACTGAACAAGCATCAACACTGTCTTTCACAACAACCATCCCCCCTTGAgataaaaaactaattttattattcaaatcgcttaaaaagaaacaacatcTATCTGTGGAGTTCAGGGTACTCAACAGCCACACAATTCTTCCTCATTCCAAACTTCATTATGGCTAATTTCTCTAACTCTAGATGAAGAAAGGAAGCCCTGCTAGTAAACCTGTTCTGCATAACCTCTAACCATCTTTTACAATTATGAGAATTGATCATCATTGATCCTTCGTTCGTTTCTAATGAACCTAGATATgtataattaatatgtttCCCGATCCATATGGATCGTCTGCCAACAAAATGCTGTTCTATATTGAAAGAGCCTTCAGCTAAATCAATATCTCATGCCCATTAGTGTCTTTCCTAAATTATGCTCAGATTGACcaaccttttttcttataacCAAAATGATATTCATTATATAAATCCATTTTCTCTACAATGCATTTCCATCTTATTAAGACAAATTCACTTTTAACGCATTTGCATTTGCATTGGTAAAATGGATTCAAAGACTGAGTTGGAATTGACTTTCAACGGTAATATTGATATAGAAAACTCCATGAAAGGAAGGCCAGAGGTGAATCCAAGCTATTGTTaactttccatttcaaaataaacataattcatattacaaatataacaaattacaaaacttcATTACCATTCCTAATCAGCAGATACAATTAAATTGCAAGAACCATCGGTTTCAATCACGCAGTATAAGAATCAAGAACCAGTTCCACAACATTCAATATCAGGAAAATGACAAGGAACATGGAGATTACCAAGCTAGCGATGGGGGTTCTCGTCCTCTTCCTCTCCGCCATATCTGCGCGTTCCGAGTACTACTCCAAAACTGTCCCAAGGGTTCAGTTAAAGGAGAAGGTAACCAATCtccatttcttccttttcgACATCCTGAGCGGGAAAAAACCCAGCGCCGTCGAAGTAGCGCATGCAAACATAACCATAGGCGAGCAGTCAGCGACTCCATTCGGCAGCGTCTACGCCGTCGACGACCCGCTCCGGGAAGGACCCGACCCGGAATCA
Coding sequences:
- the LOC101215304 gene encoding dirigent protein 4, which produces MTRNMEITKLAMGVLVLFLSAISARSEYYSKTVPRVQLKEKVTNLHFFLFDILSGKKPSAVEVAHANITIGEQSATPFGSVYAVDDPLREGPDPESKVIGNARGLYVSASQGADLCLAMYIDYGFTTGPFNGSSISVFSRNPVTEQRREVAVVGGRGKFKMARGFAKLKTHYLNVSNGDAIIEYNVTVFHY